The sequence TGGACGCCGCGAATTTCGACAGGGAGCAGAGGAGTTGGCGGCAGGATTGCGGCGACCTTTTCGGCGGCGCGCAAAACTCCGTTACGGGTCGGATCGCGGGGGCTTTCTTGAAACATTATTACCGACTAATGCGTTCGTAGAAAAACACCAATCCCAATTCCGGTTCGGAGCAATCATGTCTACAATTCTGGTCATCGGCGCAGGCGGCGTCAGCTCGGTCGCAGTTCACAAAATGGCCATGAACGCCGCAATATTTAGCGACATTCACCTCGCTAGCCGGACGAAGAGCAAGTGCGACGCTATTGCCGACAGTGTGAAGGATCGCACGGGGCAGGGCGTGCCTACGTACGAAATCGACGCGGAAGAAGTGCCCGCGATGGTCAACCTCATCCGCAAGATTCAGCCGTCGCTCGTGGTCAATCTTGCGCTGCCCTATCAAGACCTGCCGATCATGGATGCCTGTCTGGAGGCGAGCGTGAGCTACCTCGACACGGCGAATTACGAGCCCAAGGACGAGGCCAAGTTCGAATATCACTGGCAATGGGCTTATCACGACCGTTTCAAGGACGCGGGCCTGATGGCGCTGCTCGGCTCCGGTTTCGATCCCGGCGTGACCAGCGTTTTCACCATGTGGCTGAAGAAGCATAAGCTGAAAACCATCCGTCAGCTCGATATTCTCGACTGCAATGGCGGCGATCATGGTCAGGCGTTTGCGACCAACTTCAACCCAGAAATCAACATCCGCGAAGTTACCGCAGCGGCGCGGCACTGGGAGAACGGCGAGTTCGTCGAAACCCCAGCGCTCAGCACAAAAGTCGAATTCGACTTCGAAGCTGTCGGCACCAAGAATATGTATATGATGTATCACGAGGAGCTCGAAAGCCTGTCCAAGTTCATTCCCGAGCTTGAGCGTGGCCGCTTCTGGATGACCTTCGGTGACGAGTATATCAAGCACCTGACTGTGCTGCAGAATGTCGGCATGACCGGCATCGATCCGATCAAATATCAGGGCCAGGAAATCATCCCCCTGCAATTCCTCGCCGCCGTATTGCCGAAGCCTGAAACGCTTGGCGAAACAACCAAGGGCAAGACCAACATCGGCGTCATCGCGACCGGTGAAGCGCTCGACGGATCAGGTGAGAAGACGTTCTACATCAACAATATCTGCGACCACGAAGATGCTTACGAGGAAACCGGCAACCAAGCCGTTAGCTA comes from Altererythrobacter sp. ZODW24 and encodes:
- a CDS encoding saccharopine dehydrogenase family protein produces the protein MSTILVIGAGGVSSVAVHKMAMNAAIFSDIHLASRTKSKCDAIADSVKDRTGQGVPTYEIDAEEVPAMVNLIRKIQPSLVVNLALPYQDLPIMDACLEASVSYLDTANYEPKDEAKFEYHWQWAYHDRFKDAGLMALLGSGFDPGVTSVFTMWLKKHKLKTIRQLDILDCNGGDHGQAFATNFNPEINIREVTAAARHWENGEFVETPALSTKVEFDFEAVGTKNMYMMYHEELESLSKFIPELERGRFWMTFGDEYIKHLTVLQNVGMTGIDPIKYQGQEIIPLQFLAAVLPKPETLGETTKGKTNIGVIATGEALDGSGEKTFYINNICDHEDAYEETGNQAVSYTTGVPAMIGSAMMLTGKWSGDGVFNMEQMDPDPFMDMLNDHGLPWNVKEMDGPVGF